The nucleotide sequence CGCAGTTGTTTCAACCTCTGGGATTTCCTCCTTTAGCACCTGATAGAGCGGGATCGTGACACCGGCATTTCCGTTAGTGCCTTCTGAACTTTTAAATGTTGTCGTGATTCTAAATATGCGATCTCTATCTTTGTGAAATTTATCAAAGGTAAAATCGTAATACACCATCAAGCCGATGACAAACGAAGCACTGAGTCCAATAGCCAGACTAATAATATTGATGACTGAAAAAAGCTTGTTTTTCCAGATGTTCCGCCAAGCGATTTTAATATAGTTTCTAATCATGATTTATTACTATTAGCATTTTTTCTATTATTATTCAAGCGCAATTAGTTCCCCCTTGGGGGGTTAGGGGATCTATTCGGTCCTTAAACTTTTTACAGGGTTTGTACGAGCAGTTTTAAAGGTTTTAAAGCTTATGATCGCCAGAGCTAAAACAAACATTCCGATTCCGCTTAAGGCGAAAACCCACCAACTCATCTCGGTTCTATAGGGAAAATCCTCCAGCCAAACCGTTACCCGCCAGTACGCTAAGGGTATTGCAATCACAAATGCAATTGCTATAAGTTTTATAAAATCTTTACACAACAACACCTGAAGCTCCATTAGAGAAGCTCCTAGTATTTTACGGATGCCTATTTCTTTTACGCGACGCTCTGTTGTGAAAATCACCAGTGCAAGCAAGCCCAAAACACTTATTGCTACCGCAAGACCTGCTGCCCAATTTAAAAGCAGTTCTGTTCTGCGTTGTGAGTTATAGAAATTGGCTACTGTCTCATCCATAAACTGAATTTTAAAATCAGATTCGGGGTAGATGGATTTCCACACAGCTTCAACTTTGACAATTGTTGCAGACAAATCCCCGGTCTTTGGTTCAACTTTAAAGTGAAGGGTATTGAACTGAGAATACCGGCTTCTATTTAAGTCACCCACAAATGCCACAGGTTTCATCTCAGAAGTCAAGGGTTTCTGATTAAAATCTGACATAACACCCACTATGGGATATGAATTTTCACCTTGAGTCAACTGCGTACCTACCGCTTCAGTAGGATTCTTAAACCCTAACAAATCAAGCATGGTTTCGTTAATCACAAATTCTCTGATCGTGTCATTTAATGGTTTACGCCCAGCCAACAGTTTTAGCCCGTATAAGTCAAAATAGTTGGCGTCGCCAAAGCGTTGTTCCAGAACCACTTCAATACTCTTACCATCTTTTACAAAATCAGCCACCGTAGAATTGATATATCGTGATGCTGGTGGCGGGCCACCAAGACTAATTGTAGAAAGCTCTGGGATTGTTTCAAGTCTGTTCATAAACAGCTCTTTCTTACTCATCGAATCGTCATTCCATGGAATCTGGAGGTAGGCAATGTCATCAATATGAATACCAATATCTTTATTCATCAAAAAATGAACTTGCTTTCCTACCAGCAAGGTCCCTATGATAAAAACCTGAGCAATTACAAATTGAAATACGGTAAGCCCTTTTCTAAAATTTGCACTACCGCTTTGTTCAGATAGTTTATTCTTTAATACGGAAACCGGTTTAAAACCGGAAAGTACAAATGCCGGATATGTCCCGGAAAGCAGTGCAACAACTATAAGAAGTAAAATGGAAAACCCAATAATTAAAGGATTTACGAAAAGCTTGAAGGAAAGGCCAGAGGGTGTAAATTCTGCAAAAAAGCGCAATAACCAGAAGGCTAAGAAAATCGACAAAATTCCCGCAAATAAGGTCAACAAAAAGGTCTCTCCCAAGAACTGAGAGACCAGTTGTTTTTTTGAACTTCCCAGTGTTTTACGTATTCCTATTTCTCGGGCTCTTTGCGTAGCTTGCGCGGTTGTTAAATTGATGAAGTTTATACTACCCAGCAGTAAAAGAAATACGGCAACAATGCCTAAATTAATGAGCACTTTTTTACTCGCCTGAGGCTCACTATAATCAAACGTGCCGAAGCGCGTATCAAAATGAAGTTCTTCCAGAGGCTGTGGGTAAAAACGTATCCATTCCCCACTTTTAAGTTCTTCTGGGTCTGCATGACTTTTACTCAGTTTATCTAACTGTTTCTGAATGCTGCTTATCGCTACCCCTTTATGGCGTTTGAGCAATACTTGTGAATTGGAATTGTAACTGTTCCAGTTTGTATTGGTTACCGAAGATTTGATATCTGACTGGTCGGCCGTTGGATAAGAAATAAACTCTTCAAAAATAATATCCGTCCGCCCTTTAAAATTGGCTACTATCCCCGTGATTTTTGCGGGTATAGAGTCGTTATAAATCAAACTTTTACCAATAATGTTTTCCGGGGCAGTATTCGGAAAATACTTGAGCGCCCGGGCCTCGGTAAGTATCACTTCATTAGGTTGCTGCAAGCTTTTTGCCTTCAATCCAGCAATCCACTGGTAATCAATAACGTCAAAATAACTACTGTCTGCATAGATTACATGTGTTGGTTCCTTAAATACCTCATCACGTTTTTCAGTTTCTACTTTTAAAGGTTCATATTTAAAAACAGCACTTACACTTTCAAGTCCGGTTACTTCGATTTTTAATGCATCTGCCAAGACCGCATTAACCCCACCAAAATAGTTTGTTTCTTCAGGAGTTATAAATTCGACGGCAACCCTATAGATGCGATCTCCATCTTTATGAAATTTATCAAAGGTAAAATCGTAATACACCATCAAGCCGATGACAAACGAAGCACTGAGTCCAATAGCCAGACTTATGATGTTGATCACTGAAAAAAGCTTGTTTTTCCAGATATTCCGCCAGGCGATTTTGATGTAGTTTCTAAACATAATCTATTGTCATTTTTATTTCAATTATTATTCTATACGTATGAACTTCTTCTCTCCCTCTGGGAGAGATGCCCAGCGGGCAAAAAGGGCTACTCCGTTCTTAACGATTTAATAGGATTTACTGCTGCTGCTTTAATGGCTTGAAAACTCACTGTTAGCAACGCGATAGCCAATGACAAAGCACCCGCTGCAAAAAATGCCCAGATGGGTATATCTATGCGATACGCAAAATCCTGAAGCCAGTTATCCATCGCAAACCAAGCGACAGGCACAGAGAGGATTAAGGCCAACACTACCAACTTTAAAAAGTTTATCGCCAGCAATTTGACGATGCTACCTATACTGGCACCTAATACTTTGCGTACACCGATTTCTTTGGTACGCTGCTGCGCGGTAAATGCGATGAGACCAAATAATCCCAGACAAGCGACAAAAATGGCGAGTATGGTAAATACCGTAAATAAAGAGGCCAAACGCTGATCTTCCTGATAGGCGTAGGCTAAATCTTCATCTAGAAATGAATATTCAAAGGGTGTACTTTCTGAATAAGTTTCCCATAAATTTTGCACCTCACTGATCACTATCTCGGTGTTTTCTCCAGAAATTTTCAAACTAATAAAAGATGTACGGGTATCGTAACTCTGTGATGCTTGAGCAAAAAGTGCAAATGGCTGAATGGGCGTGTGTAGCGATTCCAAATTAAAATCTTTTAAAACACCTACTACCGTATAATATTCCATATTTCCGCCGGGATAGCGTATTTGCTTGCCAATGGGATTTTTCCAACCTATCTGAGCTGCAGCAGTCTCATTAAGAATGACTGATAACGAATCATTAAAACGTTTGTCAAAACCTCTACCAGCCTTGACTTCAAGATCTAATGTTTGTATAAAGACATCATCTACCAGATACGAGCTCAGTGAAATATCGGTTGCAATATTGGGCTCATCTGCAGTAGCCTTTGGAGTATAAAAATCTCCAAACTCACCACGGGTCAACATTCCGCTAGAACTGCTTGCTGTCTCAACTCCAGTCAACGCAGTGAGTTCTTCTTTAAAACTTGCTTCGCTATTACCTAAACTTTCAGTATTATTAATTACCAAAATATGCTCTTTCTCAAAGCCTAAATCTTTTTGCTGTGTATACCTCAACTGACTAAATACGACCAGCGTACAGATGATTAAAGTAATCGCGATTGAAAATTGAAAAACAACCAATCCGTTACGAATAAAACTAGAATTCGTGGATTTTGCGGCTTTTCCTTTTAAGGCTCTAATAGGATTGAAAGAAGTAAGAAAGAATGCAGGATACATCCCGGCTAAAAGTGCGGTAAATACTATAATTCCAATTAGTAATAGAATAATATTTCCGTTGAAAAATGCCTGAATATGCAGATCTTTTCCCGTCAATCCATTGAAAACCGGTAAAATCAATACGACGGTAATACATGCCAATCCTGCTGCAAAAAAGGTGTAACAGAGGACTTCGGTCATAAACTGCTTGATAAGCTGTTTGCGTTGCGAACCCAAAACCTTACGAATGCCTATTTCTTTACTGCGCTTTACAGATTGAACAGTAGAAAGGTTCATAAAATTCACGCAGGCCAGAATGACGATAAACAAAGCGATGACACCAAGAATGTAAAGGCTTTTTATATCGTGTTGTTCGGTGATTGAAGAAGTAATACCCTGTGAATACAAATGTATCTTTGACAAGGGTTGTAAGTGCAACTCCCAGTAATTTCCTTTTTCTATAAATTCGTCAAAAGGTTGACCAATGCGCTCAAAAGCCGGCGCGGCTTGCACCTTGAGCATTTCGGGAAATCGTGATTCCAGATTTGCCAAATTTTTAGGATTTACGCTGGCTTGTGGGAAAAGTTTTACATACGTAGCCATATTGAGCCATACCCAACTCCAGTTGAAATAAGTGACATCATTAAAATTGGCCATTGGCATCAAGACATCAAATTTTACCGAAGCCGGATACTGCGTCAGATCTTCAAACACACCGGTCACTTGCAAAGGTTTTTTATCGTCTCCGTATGCCAATGTTTTTCCTAAGGGATCTGTATCACCAAAATACTTCTCAGCAATTTGCGGCGTTATCACAATACTATTGGGCTCCTGCAAACAAGTTGCAGCATCGCCTCTTTGCAACGGATAACTTAAAACTTCTAAGAAGTTGGGGTCTACCGCAAGAATTTCAGACTCATTAAAAACTTTTGGACGCGCACCGCCTTCATAAGTTAGTTTGGTATTGTCTGGTTGATAAATACGTGTTGCGCTCTCGATCTCGGGAAATTGATCAACTAAAGCATCTCCCGCAGGCGGTGGTGTATACCCAGCGTAAAACGAATTATCACCCATTTTACCTTTCATATTTACCCGGTATATCTGCTCCGCTTGATCAAACTGCGTGTCATAACTCAGTTCGTTTTGTATATACAGCGCAATAAGCATCACTGATACAAGACCAATAGCCAAACCCAAAATATTTAGAACACTATTGGTTTTATATCTTATAATATTCCGCCAGGCGATTTTTATGTAGTTTTTGAACATTGCTGATTATTTTGTCCCAATAGCTTTTGGGAGATGTTTTATTCAGTTTTTAAAGAAATCACGGGATTTCTTAGCGCTGCTTTAATACTTTTAAAACTTATGGTGATTAGCGCAATGGCAAGCGTAATGCAAGCTGCTGTCACAAATTGCCAAATACTAAGATCAATTCTATAGGCAAAATCTTGTAGCCATTTTTGCATAAAGTAGTAACCAACAGGAAATGCGATAAGAAAAGCGATTAAAATAAGTTTGATAAAATCTTTAGCAAGCATACTTACGATTTCCCTTACGTTGGCACCTAAAACTTTTCGGATTCCAATTTCTTTAAAGCGCTGTTCTGTTGCGAAAGTGATTAAACCAAATAATCCTAAGCAAGCAACGAAAATGGTGAGTAGCGTGAAAATGCTAAGAACTACCCCCATCTTTTGCTCCTTGCTGTATGTCTGTGAGAAAGATTCATCTAAAAAAGAATACGTAAATGGCTCATCAGGGCTAAACTCTCCCCATTTTGTTTTAGCAAAATCAAGAATCCCAGTAATATTTGCATTGTCGGTTTTTAATATTAATCCGCCATAAGGATTGTATGCTAAAACCAAAGGATCAATTTCATGATGTAGCGATTTAAAATGAAAATTCTTAATAACACCAATTACAGTAAATTGCTCATTTTCGGGATCTGCAGCACGTTTAAATGTCTTTCCTATAGGATCTTCACCTAATTCTAAGATTTTAGCTGCTTCTTCATTAATAATAGCCTTATTGGATTCATTTTTTAATTCCGTAGAAAAATTCCGTCCTTTTATAAGTTCTAGTCCCAGCGTAGGAATATAATTTTCATCGACATCATAAAAGAAAAACTTCCGTAGATATTCATCATTTTTAAAAATACCACGCGTATGGTTGTCGGTTTCGCCTGCCGGAACAAAAGCCGATTGACTAACACTGGCAATATTTGGGTTTTTAAGCAGTTCTTCTTTATAGGATTTTATTTTAGTACTTCCCATTTTATAGGCATCTCGCAAGATGACCACCTGATCTTTCTCGTATCCTAATTTTTTATGCTGAATAAATTGCATCTGCTTATAGACCACGATAGTAGCAAGAATAAGACCTGCTGAAATAACGAATTGAAACACAACCATTCCACTACGCAAAATGTTTTGTTTTCCCGAACCAGAGAATTTAGTTTTAATCGCCATTAAAGGCTTAAAAGATGAAAGTACAAATGCAGGATATCCTCCGGAAAAAAGACTAACTAAAATAACAAAACTTAATAGTAAAAGTATATTTTGAAGGCTGAAGAACTTCAGCAGATCTAACTCTTTTCCAGCTAACGTATTAAAAGAAGGCAAGAAAATAGCAATTAAAGCTATAGCCAATATTGCAGAAAATACTGTGGTGATAAAAGATTCGGTTAAAAACTGTCCCACGAGCTGTTTTTTAGCAGAACCTAATACCTTTCTAATTCCTACCTCCCTACTACGTTTTGTAGCGGTGGCTGTGGCAAGATTCATAAAATTAATACAAGCAATAAGCAGCATAAAGATTGCGATGGCACTAAAAATGTATACATATTTTATATCTCCGGCTGGAGAAAGCTCGGTATTAGGTGCGAAATCTGAGTGTAAATGAATGTCGGTAAGCGGCTGTAGGAACAACCCGATATTGTTAGTTTCTTGAAATTTTTCGTAGGAGATCCCAATGGCTTTTTGAACCTGTTCGCCCATATATTTTTTTAAAATATTCGGAATTTGTTTTTCGATATCAGTAAGTGAGCTGCTAGGCTTCATTAGTAAATAAGTAGCAAAGCCAGAACTAACCCACGAATTTGAAGTGCTGCGATTATTATGTTGCATCGGTACAAAAACATTGAATTGAATGTGAGAGTTGTGAGGAATATCCTGGATAATTGCGGTAACTTCTAAATCTTCCTCTATCCCTTGAAGTTTTATACGTTTCCCTATAGGATTTTCATTACCAAAATATTTCTGAGCTTCAGAAGAAGTAAGGACAATACTATTAGGGTTTTTAAGAGGGGCTTCAGCATCGCCTTCAATAACCTTTAAGCTAAACATATCGAAGAAATTAGGATCTACATAAGCTGCTTTTAGATTTTTAAAAGTGGTGTTATTATATCGAATTTCAGGATTATAGAGTGTACTTAATCGGGTAGCATTTTCTACCTGTGGAAAATCTGCTTTAAAAGTTTTTGCAACGGGAGCGGCAACCATAGCTTCTTTAAGTTCTTCACCATTTACATTACCACGAAGTACCACCCTCGCGATACGATCTGCATTATCGTAAAAGCGATCATAGCTAAGCTCATCCCAAACATAAAGCGCAATTAAAATACAGCTGGCCATGCCGATAGCGAGACCTCCACAATTCAGAAAAAATAAGGACTTATTCTTAATAAGATTCCTCCAGGCTATTTTGATGTGATTTTTAAACATGATTGATGAGGTTTTAAGATGAATTACTCTGTTTTTAAGCTATTAGCAGGATTGATGATTGCTTTTTTAGCCGATTGTATTCCCACGGTACACATCGCAATGCTTATCACTAGCATGGCAGCAAGTCCAAAGACCCACCATTTTATTTCTATACGATGCGCGTAATCCTGAAGCCACTGTTGCATCGCATACCAGCCGATTGGAATAGCAATTACAATTGCAATGGAAATGGTTTTTAAAAAATCTTTGGAGAACAGTAAAACAATTGATTGGACTGAAGCACCTAATACTTTTCGAATTCCTATTTCTTTTACTCGCTGCTCTGTAACCTGAACGATCAATCCAAAAACGCCTAAGGCTGCGAGAAATAAACTAAGCGCACTAAAAAAGCTGAAGAATTGCAAAAGCTTGGTTTCAGCATCGTATTGTTCTTTTAGTAATTGGGATACATTACTAACTTCAAGTAATTTGTTAGGATAAAATTCTTTCCATAATTCGTTGATTTTGGCTATAACTTTTGCTTCGCTATCTGGCCTTATTCGAACTAAAAGATTTCCTCGATCTGGATTTTTATCAGCCTGAATTATTATCGGTTTTGCAGATGTTCTTAGATCTTCATTATTGAAATCGCTAACCACCCCAACAGGAGTAACTTCTACCTCTTTATTTGATACGTTTAGCTCTTCAATATTTAATAGTTTTTGTGCTTGAAGGGTGATAATAGCCGACTTTTTTTCAGGTTCTGAATTTGTTGGATCCGAACTTAAATCAATACTTCTATCGATAGCATCTTTGCCATATTCGGTATTTAGGAATCTGCCTTTTTGAAGTCTTAGGCCTAGTGTTTCAGCTAGGTCGGTATCTGCGAATATATACCATATTTCTATTTCGTTATCAGGATTAGCTGGGTCCTCAATTTTCTTAGTCATGCTTCCTCCTCCTCTAGATGGTAGCCAAGAAGAAATACTTGCTTTTTCGACAAAAGGACTTTTGAGCAATTCGTTTTTAAAACTTGCACCTTTATTTTGCCAAGAGGTATAATTTATACTTAGTAAATTTGAAGAATCAAATCCTACGCTCTTGTTTTTTAATAGGTCTACCTGCTGGTTTACAACAATCATAGCTATTAAAACGATGAGGGATACCGAGAACTGAAATACGATTAGTGTTTTTCTTATAAAGAGATTATTTCCTGTAGCATTTTTTCTGAATTTTTTTTGAAGTGATGCAATAGGGCTAATCCTAGAGATTAAAAGCGCTGGATATAATCCAGTGATAATGCTTAACACGAAGATCATTAGGAAAGCTGAAAGAAACAACCAGATCGAATTTGTAAAAGTTAAAGCTAAAGGATGACCAATAAATGAAGTAATTCCATCTAAACTTAAATAGTAAATCAAAAACGAAAGAATCCCTGCGATTAAGAAAAACAGTCCAGATTCTGATAAGTGTTGTATAATGAGTTGTAATTTTCCGGCACCCAAAACTTTTCGTACTCCGTTTTCTTTCATTTTGTGGGATGCTCTTGCTGTAGTAAGATTTACATAATTTATACAAGCTATAATTAGAAGTAGTATGGCAATTCCCCCAAGGATATAGAGTTTCTTGGCACTGCCTTTAAATTTTTGATTTTGAGCAAAATCAGATTTTAAATAAATATCCTGTAAAGGTTGTAAACTGAATTTATATGGGTTTTCAGCTTCAGTATAATCAGAATACCAGTCATTAAATTTGGCTTCGAAATTGCATTTGTCTACTCCTTTTTTTAAATGGATATAGTACGTTTGAAACATACCAAACTGTTTCTTGCTTAGAGCATCGGTGCTGGCTCTATGCAAGTAAATAACTTCGGAATTTAGGTGTGTGTTTTCAGGAATATCTTTAAAGACTCCTGTGATTACATATTCATTAGGAGTGTTATTATAAGTAGGTAAGTCTTTTATTATTTTGCCTACAGGATCATTTCCATTAAAATATTTTGCTACTAACTTTTCTGAAATTAGAATGTTTGAAGAACCTTCTATTAGCTTCTTTGGGTTTCCTGAAGTAATCTGAACATCAAAAATATCTAAAAAAGAAGGTGTTGTATAAACTACAGTCGTTTTTGTGCCCTTTCCTTGAAGATTTCTAAAACTAAAATTTTTCTCAAATATATCGATAGTAGTTATATTTTCAACTTCAGGAAAATCTTTTAAAGCGCTACCAGTTCCAGACAAAGCATAATCCCCTTTTTCTTGTAGTTGACTATCTCGAGTTCGTATGGTGTTTACTCTAAAAACCTGATCTTTTTTTGACCAAAATCGGTCGTAAGAAGATTCATCGATCACTACTGTGGTCACGGCAAGACATGCAGCTAAACCTATCGTTAAGCCAACGATATTAATTATAGAATAGGTGCCATTTTTAAGTAGATTCCTCCAGGCTATTTTGATGTGATTTTTGATCATAGCTTACTCTGTTTTAATGTTTTTAACCGGATTGGATAAAGCGGCTTTTATGGCTTGTGAGCTAATTGTTATAAGAGCTATTAATAAAGTTAATGTTCCGGCGCCTGCAAAAATCCACCAGTCGAGATTTGTTTTGTATGCAAAGTTTTGCAACCAAGACTGCATGAAATACCATCCAGTAGGAATGGCAATAATGCAGGAGATCACAATTAATTTTAAAAAATCTTTAGAAAGTAAAGATGTGATTTGGCTAACCGAGGCACCTAAAATTTTACGAATTCCGATTTCTCTTTTTTTAAGTTGTGCAGTATATGTAGTTAAGCCAAATAAGCCCAGGCAGGAAACGAAAATGGCCAATATCGAGAAGATTTTAAAAAGCTTGCCTGTTCTTATATCGTCCCGGTAGATGGTTTCATATTGCGCATCTAAAAATGAATATTGAAAAGGAAAACCAGGATTATAGATATTCCAAATATCTTCAATGGCAGCTAAGCTTTCTGAAATATCACCATTAATAGTTTTGATATATATTCGATAAGGATCGGGATCATAATACATTATTGCAGGAGCAATTTGATGCTTCATAGAAGCAAAATTGAAGTCCTGTACCACTCCTGCAATAATGCCTTTGGTTTCCCAAAGTTCGAAACTCTTACCAATAGGATCTTCGATTCCAGCTTGTTTAACAGCCGTTTCATTTAGAATAAAATGTACAGAATCTTCTGCCCTTCCTTTAAAATTTTCCCCAGCTAATAGCTTCATTTTCATGATTGGGATAAAGCTTTCGTCGATACCGATAGGATGTACGATAAAATCAGTTTGGGGATCTTTGCCATCCCAATTCGTATCGGCAGTAGTCGAGCCTTGATTCACAATATTATCACTGGTAAAAGCTACACTAACAATACCAGATAAATTTTCAACCTGATTAGCGACAGTCTCTTTATGCGA is from Zunongwangia endophytica and encodes:
- a CDS encoding FtsX-like permease family protein → MFRNYIKIAWRNIWKNKLFSVINIISLAIGLSASFVIGLMVYYDFTFDKFHKDGDRIYRVAVEFITPEETNYFGGVNAVLADALKIEVTGLESVSAVFKYEPLKVETEKRDEVFKEPTHVIYADSSYFDVIDYQWIAGLKAKSLQQPNEVILTEARALKYFPNTAPENIIGKSLIYNDSIPAKITGIVANFKGRTDIIFEEFISYPTADQSDIKSSVTNTNWNSYNSNSQVLLKRHKGVAISSIQKQLDKLSKSHADPEELKSGEWIRFYPQPLEELHFDTRFGTFDYSEPQASKKVLINLGIVAVFLLLLGSINFINLTTAQATQRAREIGIRKTLGSSKKQLVSQFLGETFLLTLFAGILSIFLAFWLLRFFAEFTPSGLSFKLFVNPLIIGFSILLLIVVALLSGTYPAFVLSGFKPVSVLKNKLSEQSGSANFRKGLTVFQFVIAQVFIIGTLLVGKQVHFLMNKDIGIHIDDIAYLQIPWNDDSMSKKELFMNRLETIPELSTISLGGPPPASRYINSTVADFVKDGKSIEVVLEQRFGDANYFDLYGLKLLAGRKPLNDTIREFVINETMLDLLGFKNPTEAVGTQLTQGENSYPIVGVMSDFNQKPLTSEMKPVAFVGDLNRSRYSQFNTLHFKVEPKTGDLSATIVKVEAVWKSIYPESDFKIQFMDETVANFYNSQRRTELLLNWAAGLAVAISVLGLLALVIFTTERRVKEIGIRKILGASLMELQVLLCKDFIKLIAIAFVIAIPLAYWRVTVWLEDFPYRTEMSWWVFALSGIGMFVLALAIISFKTFKTARTNPVKSLRTE
- a CDS encoding ABC transporter permease, which translates into the protein MFKNYIKIAWRNIIRYKTNSVLNILGLAIGLVSVMLIALYIQNELSYDTQFDQAEQIYRVNMKGKMGDNSFYAGYTPPPAGDALVDQFPEIESATRIYQPDNTKLTYEGGARPKVFNESEILAVDPNFLEVLSYPLQRGDAATCLQEPNSIVITPQIAEKYFGDTDPLGKTLAYGDDKKPLQVTGVFEDLTQYPASVKFDVLMPMANFNDVTYFNWSWVWLNMATYVKLFPQASVNPKNLANLESRFPEMLKVQAAPAFERIGQPFDEFIEKGNYWELHLQPLSKIHLYSQGITSSITEQHDIKSLYILGVIALFIVILACVNFMNLSTVQSVKRSKEIGIRKVLGSQRKQLIKQFMTEVLCYTFFAAGLACITVVLILPVFNGLTGKDLHIQAFFNGNIILLLIGIIVFTALLAGMYPAFFLTSFNPIRALKGKAAKSTNSSFIRNGLVVFQFSIAITLIICTLVVFSQLRYTQQKDLGFEKEHILVINNTESLGNSEASFKEELTALTGVETASSSSGMLTRGEFGDFYTPKATADEPNIATDISLSSYLVDDVFIQTLDLEVKAGRGFDKRFNDSLSVILNETAAAQIGWKNPIGKQIRYPGGNMEYYTVVGVLKDFNLESLHTPIQPFALFAQASQSYDTRTSFISLKISGENTEIVISEVQNLWETYSESTPFEYSFLDEDLAYAYQEDQRLASLFTVFTILAIFVACLGLFGLIAFTAQQRTKEIGVRKVLGASIGSIVKLLAINFLKLVVLALILSVPVAWFAMDNWLQDFAYRIDIPIWAFFAAGALSLAIALLTVSFQAIKAAAVNPIKSLRTE
- a CDS encoding ABC transporter permease, with product MFKNHIKIAWRNLIKNKSLFFLNCGGLAIGMASCILIALYVWDELSYDRFYDNADRIARVVLRGNVNGEELKEAMVAAPVAKTFKADFPQVENATRLSTLYNPEIRYNNTTFKNLKAAYVDPNFFDMFSLKVIEGDAEAPLKNPNSIVLTSSEAQKYFGNENPIGKRIKLQGIEEDLEVTAIIQDIPHNSHIQFNVFVPMQHNNRSTSNSWVSSGFATYLLMKPSSSLTDIEKQIPNILKKYMGEQVQKAIGISYEKFQETNNIGLFLQPLTDIHLHSDFAPNTELSPAGDIKYVYIFSAIAIFMLLIACINFMNLATATATKRSREVGIRKVLGSAKKQLVGQFLTESFITTVFSAILAIALIAIFLPSFNTLAGKELDLLKFFSLQNILLLLSFVILVSLFSGGYPAFVLSSFKPLMAIKTKFSGSGKQNILRSGMVVFQFVISAGLILATIVVYKQMQFIQHKKLGYEKDQVVILRDAYKMGSTKIKSYKEELLKNPNIASVSQSAFVPAGETDNHTRGIFKNDEYLRKFFFYDVDENYIPTLGLELIKGRNFSTELKNESNKAIINEEAAKILELGEDPIGKTFKRAADPENEQFTVIGVIKNFHFKSLHHEIDPLVLAYNPYGGLILKTDNANITGILDFAKTKWGEFSPDEPFTYSFLDESFSQTYSKEQKMGVVLSIFTLLTIFVACLGLFGLITFATEQRFKEIGIRKVLGANVREIVSMLAKDFIKLILIAFLIAFPVGYYFMQKWLQDFAYRIDLSIWQFVTAACITLAIALITISFKSIKAALRNPVISLKTE
- a CDS encoding FtsX-like permease family protein: MIKNHIKIAWRNLLKNGTYSIINIVGLTIGLAACLAVTTVVIDESSYDRFWSKKDQVFRVNTIRTRDSQLQEKGDYALSGTGSALKDFPEVENITTIDIFEKNFSFRNLQGKGTKTTVVYTTPSFLDIFDVQITSGNPKKLIEGSSNILISEKLVAKYFNGNDPVGKIIKDLPTYNNTPNEYVITGVFKDIPENTHLNSEVIYLHRASTDALSKKQFGMFQTYYIHLKKGVDKCNFEAKFNDWYSDYTEAENPYKFSLQPLQDIYLKSDFAQNQKFKGSAKKLYILGGIAILLLIIACINYVNLTTARASHKMKENGVRKVLGAGKLQLIIQHLSESGLFFLIAGILSFLIYYLSLDGITSFIGHPLALTFTNSIWLFLSAFLMIFVLSIITGLYPALLISRISPIASLQKKFRKNATGNNLFIRKTLIVFQFSVSLIVLIAMIVVNQQVDLLKNKSVGFDSSNLLSINYTSWQNKGASFKNELLKSPFVEKASISSWLPSRGGGSMTKKIEDPANPDNEIEIWYIFADTDLAETLGLRLQKGRFLNTEYGKDAIDRSIDLSSDPTNSEPEKKSAIITLQAQKLLNIEELNVSNKEVEVTPVGVVSDFNNEDLRTSAKPIIIQADKNPDRGNLLVRIRPDSEAKVIAKINELWKEFYPNKLLEVSNVSQLLKEQYDAETKLLQFFSFFSALSLFLAALGVFGLIVQVTEQRVKEIGIRKVLGASVQSIVLLFSKDFLKTISIAIVIAIPIGWYAMQQWLQDYAHRIEIKWWVFGLAAMLVISIAMCTVGIQSAKKAIINPANSLKTE